The Gouania willdenowi chromosome 3, fGouWil2.1, whole genome shotgun sequence genome includes the window gatttttttttgttattttgtgtatttttgttattttatctgGTTTTCTGTTGGCCACCAGTTGTTCATATCTGATCTACTGTACATAGTTGAATTCTGAACACAAAATCTTTATTCCTTTGGTTCCCCCAGTATTGGTGAGTGTGGTGTATGTGTTCTGTACAGATAGGATTATTAACCAACTAAGTGTTAATATAAAACTATTAGGCAAATTATGTGAAAAATGGTTCATTTTCAATTACTTGACCTTTGTATTCACATTCTTATTCACATGCTCACTATCTCGACAGCATACGGGCAAGGTTAGAGGAGAAAGTTTGTAAGGGTTATCAGGTCAAATTCCAAGACATACAAGAGAGCTGTATTGTGTAGAAAGGCATTACCTGCCCCATCCCCTGTTCACCACTACAACGGGCCTCACAGCTATTATATCTCCAAATGTTTGACATGCACAACAAAACTCACTACTTCTCTGATCGGGGTCAATTGCAGAGCAAAAAACCAATGAATACCtgaaaatatgatataaatcattTCTAAATGACTAGATGTGTGTAATAAGGTTAACAATCCTAATTTATTACactgtaaataatataataGTATATTAAATATACAAtggaataaaatatttttaaaacgtGTACTGTGCAAATGCAATGATTAtggtaaataaaacaatgatgattctatttttatttgaatggcTTGATATCAATTCATGTAATGCTAGAATCTAACAGTTAATACATCTTTTTCACCATGTATTATGAAGTGCTGTGGGCACAAACATGAATATTTGTAATGTAGCACCAAGATAGATTAGAGTTACTACCTATTATTTACAGCATTAGATCACTGAGAATATCTTCCATGCTAATGTCGAATTGATACAGCAACAATCCTTAACCGAATTGAAAATAGAATTTAATCGAGAATCAAATGTAATCAAGCCCTTCAAatatctcaatgttttttttcttaaaacagcATTATATGATATTAATCTCAGTATTTTTAACTCAACAAAGTATTACCaggaagacaattctgggttaaatttgctgatcaAAAACTCCAcccaggcacatttattaacaaacagctgcacaatatgagccacttttggctttttctcctgtaagggacagcacatgtgagtgagttctataatATGGCTACAgaacatgctgttctgagaagtagcaaaagcagagACTCCTAAAAAGAGTAtcttaatacaaaataagctataaaatatatatcttgGAAATAAGGAAAACATTGTAAAGGACATTATTTGACTGtattctatgaataatattaaataattgtatgatgtgatttgtactatAGGACTGTATAAatcaaaatagtttaaaaaaaaaaaaagatatatgaTCCTATAGGCGAtactgtcattttatatatcgccaaaataaaaaaactcgaTACACCttgaatcacaatatattgcccagcactaATCGATACCCTGCTCCAGTTATAATATAAACCAATCTATCACTGAGAATattgaacacattttaataataaaatgtccTAATTTTCAAATAATCAAGTGTAGATTAAATCTTGTTCTAATTTATATGAATGATGGTTTAAATAATGGCTATTGAAtaactttacattttattgagttttttaaTGATAGTGACAGACAcctaaaagtgtgtgtgtgtgtgtgtgtgtgtgtgtgtgtgtgtgtgtgtgtgtgtgtgtgtgtgtgtgtgtgtgtgtgtgtgtgtgtgtgtgtgtgtgcgtgtgtgtgtgtgtgtgtgtgtgtgttaaacgtACCGAAGTATTCCTTCTTCATGTGCATCTCTAACTCTTTCTCCAGCTCTAAGGTGAGGGCCTCCAGCCTCTTCTCCGCCTGGCTGGGTCCACTCTCTCTGCTGGGGTTCACCTGGTAGGGCAGCTTGAACCTCTGACTGGAGCTCACTGCTTTAGAAGGGATCCCGAAGCCAAAGCTCATCTCCACGGTGCCCccgctctgctgctgctgctgctggggctCCAGTACAGCAGACAGTCCCTGGTGATGGATCCGAACCTGGATCCCGTTGGAGTCTCCAAAGTCCTGCAGCAGTGTGTCCTCGGGTAAACCGCTCCCCAGCATGGATGAGCGGGGGGACGGCAGCTGGAGCTCCGGGTAGGTGCTCATAGAGCCCCGGGAGCTGCGGGAGCTCCTGGAGCTGTGGCTGGAGATGCTGGACCTGGGGCTGACCACACAGTTGGCGGAGGTCCCGGGTCTATTGCTGCCGTCCTGGCTGCAGATGCTGGATCGCGGACTGGCCAGAGGGGCCGCGTGCAAGATCGCGCCCTCCAGGTCGTGGTGGACCCCGGGACCGTAGCGGGAGTCTGAGTAGCTGGACCTGGGGCTGGTGGTGAAGGAGTACTGGCTGGCCGTGCTGGACCTGGGGCTGGGGTGCCGCTGGTCGTAGCCCATGCTGATGCCGCTGGTCCGGTTGCTGCTGGGCTTACTGCAGCAGTCACAGCTGTTGAGGCTGGTGCTGGTCCTGGGGCTGGACTGTTTACTGGTGTCACTGGCGGTGCTTGCATAGCTGGACCTGGGGCTGAGTACACCGTTACCATCGCAGTGGACCAGGCTGGATCTGGGGCTGGTGTATCTGTCCTGGCCCGGCACCACTAAACTAGTCCTCGGGCTGCTGATGCTCGATCTGGGGCTCGCGTGCTTGCTGTGGTCCTGTGAGGACAGGGAGGACGCCAGGCTGGACCTGGGGCTGGTGGCGGTGTACCTGCCGTCGTGGCTGCTGGTGATGCAGACGCTGTTGCACCTGTTGCCGGGCAGAGGCACCGCTTTGTTGAGGGGCAGTCCGTCAAAGGTGGAACCGGTGCTGTACCTGTGGCCCTGAACCTCCAGGGAGTACCTGCGGTGTCTCTCTGAAGCCCCGGAGTAACAGGGCAGAGCCACCTCGGACTTGGTGCAGCAGCCCTCCTCGCTGTACACAGAGTCCCTCTGAGGGGCGCAGAAATCCACCGGCACGGTCCGGGGGCAGTGCACGGGTCGCACCGGAGCCGCGTTGTACACTTTATTCCCAGACGTGAAGTTTTCCACGGTGTGATGCTGCTGGTGGAGCACAGAGGTGCCATTCATGGGCTTAGGTTTCATGTCCATGTCGGGGTTAATGAGCAGCTCTCTCCTCGGGTTATACATTCCGTCGTACAGAGAAAGGTCCTCCATCAGCTGGCTGGCCCGCAGTCCCAGCTCCTGGTAGGGCTCCTGGTAGGGCTCCATGGTGGAGGACAGAGCCGAGCAGAGAGGCGATAATTGCACTTCACatggaaatcaaaacaaaacgCCGCCGTGCAGCCGCTCGTCTACTCCGACCCGCAAACACTCCCGCAAACTTCCTCCTCCGGCCGCATCCTCCTCCCTGCTTTGCCTGCTTTCCTCTAAAAACACACTCTTTCTTTCAGTTTGAACCGACAGGGAAACGTTTGTCAACTTCAGTTTTTGTTAAGTTGAAAGGTCTTTACAGTCAATGGCGCGCTGCGCGGAGGAATTTCCCCTTGTTGATTTTTCTTCTAGATCTCTCATTCGAGAATAATAAAACAGCGTGAAAAGTAGACTTAATATTCAAACGTGATCTAGATATCTCCCATATGTTGTTCTGCGTGCGCAAAGACGCAGAAAGGAGAGGCAAAAAGGCATGTTTCGCATGGGACTCGTTTGCGCAGAAGGAATGCGGGGAGGGACACGGGCTGTGCTTTGCCTCTGTGGAATGTGGTTAATGCTGCAGAGAAACAATGATTGGGACCAACTCAGCAAGGGGCTGCTGCTGAGGGAACGTCTGCATTCATCCCGCCTCACCTAGTGCCTCTGTGGAGCAGAACAActctttcatttaaaaactttttatttcaattaaacTGCTACCATGCTCTGGAAGTGAGGTCTCAAATATATGGTCCGAGGCCCCAAACTTGTCTGAATAATTAGACATGGAGCAACTGCTGAGTTTAGAGGAGGATAAAAAGTATAGAAAGGACATCAATCATACAGTAAAAATACTATTAAAGGGTACCTGAACTGAAGTGAACGTTATTTGCAAGCACGATCATTCAAAAGATCATATTAAGGCTataggggtgggacgatacacaAAGTTCACAAGAAGATTTACGATATTGGGCTCACGATAACATTACGAGACTAtaatttaaaaggtaaatacaacaacaacagcaacaaaattgCAGTTTCAAAAGTAACCACACTTTTATGTCTTTAACTCTGGGCATACTGACATATACTCTGGATGTGACCTTTTCAAATCAGTAaagctataaaataataaaataaacaataatataaataagacttttttcttatttaaagtgcaaaaagtccAACTCtgcaaataaaagacaaaaacagactgatgattcatgccagtctaaaattaaaTCCAAATCATCTCTTCATCATtagattacaaaaaaaaaaaaaaaaaatcctatttgTATGAACTTCGCATAAcaagcatttaaaaacattaaactggAACAGTCTACACATGCCATTTTGAACAATATTAGCACAATTCACCACTGTAACCTGACAGCTTTGATtgatgtatatatctgtattatatttgtacaatttttataattattatttatttttttatttttgtacactGTCAtatgtgcacttgtatttaatccttattttatTAATAGTCTACTTGATTTTGCACGgttttctttctcttcctttctttttttgtttagtttttattctttttattagtaatatttcttgagcctctgtaacGCAAGTCGTTTCCCTCTGgggtaaataaagtatttctgattgtaATTCTGATTTACATTGTAAATGTCCTGGCAGCAGTTGAGCATATTTGGACATTGACTCTGTCTCCTGCAGGTGAAAGACACACTCGTTTGTGACAATCACGATTACCATCCATGATGTATTTTGTAAAgttttaatattgcaatatcttgTTGCACGATATACTGTATTGTCCCACCAGTTTAATCAGGGAACTACGTCACAAGTCCTAGTGAAGCAGCTGCaggtattaaataaataaccctTCTTAACAAAGGAATACTACCATCTTTTCTCCTTTACTGGACTGGTAGTGATGCATCAGCGCTGAATGTGCTATCATGTTAGCGCTGCACGCTCTATATGCAGATTTTCCCTCTCGGAATCACTAGAGTATCTTCTCCATCTCATCCGTTGAGTCTCTTTTGCTCGTTCTTGCAACAGGAGTTACAATAACAGCTAAAAAATGCCACAAACACACATCTTTAGCTATTAcagtaatacaaataaaaaaagatttaataaaGAATAGTTAACAATAATCACTGCAAAAATACTCTGTAACATCTTTAATtgttacatgaataaaaaaaacaatataaatattgaAGAAAAGTTTAATAtaagcacaacaaaaatgcaaataaagagaaaaatcaaAGACAGAATGTAGGAGCTaatgaaaaatgtttcattaaaaaagtttttttattggaaatatataaatcaaataTGTCTAGTACAGGTAAGGTCCGGACACACTATAGAGCAGGGGGTCCCAAACAGAAATATACATTCAATACCTTGAGTACATTAAGACATGGGCTAGATTTTTCAAATACATTCACCTCATTCCTTGCGCAGCTCCTAAAGGAAtgattatgtacagtatattatgaTTAGTTCCTCTGTCACTAAAGGAGCAGCTGAATCAACACTGAATCATTTACAGCATAAAAtctttactgatttaaaaaatattcttacaCAAATGTAATCTATTTTATAGTGAGAGACTGGAATCTAACACGACACAAGTTACGACAAGTGTAGAGCAGCATATATACAGGACTATAGGGTTGTGGATTGTTGCCTTGATGCATGAACCATTCAATAAAtgtgatatatttattttgcgTACAGCTACAGACCGATGCACCtccaaattgaaataaaaataaatgcacttgtcatttatgtacaagAACATACACAACATTTGTTCTAAAGTTCCCAATGTTTAATAAATATGCCATTAGGACACCATACCAAACCCGTCTTATAAGAGTAATGaatagtgttttttgtttttctggggGTTTAGGAGtcaatttgcatatttttttgtcatgtagtatatttctctttaatttgatgtatttgtattttatgtgtcattttgtgtattttgcatattattaagttgtttatttgtactggacttttgtgtttttagtgcagtgttgtgtattgttgtcctttttgtgtatttttctgttttttttttcattcattttgtgagttttttgagtaattttgtgtgattaGTTAGAGGGCTGCATACAATTTGACAAAAGGGTCATATGTGTGGCCCCCAGTATCCCATGTCTGTTTTATGTGAGTTGCTATGTTTCAGTAGCAAAGTTATAGCGCTACATAGAGGCCTGAAATATTTCAACATACAACATACTTTAGAGAAATATCCGTTATGCGGGGTATTATTTCAGTCAATAGTTGCCATTTCAGGATTCTGGGAGCACAttggaataaaacaaatgtctgtGACAGCAGACACCCTTTATGTTAATCCTATCACCGCATTCAGGCTGAATAATAGGAGTGAATAGGAGTTGTCATACCCTGAGATAATAGGAACACTTCCTTCTTTGAAATTCATTCATGAGCACTTTCTTCAGGGAAACAGCAAATAAAGATCCTAAATTGACAAATAACAGTAAGAAGAAATGGGTCATTTAATATCAGTCTGAGTCTTGGGATAAAATTTGAGAAACCAACAACCAAACTGCACATATAACcttacccatccatccatccatatacCCATACTGGTACTATACAAGACAAGGCACATCTAGTTGTACGGTACATTTCATACACGAGGTAACTCAGGAACAGTACTACACTTACTCCCCATTGGTGCAATTACATATTCTGACATGTTTTGGACTTTGTGAGGAAGCAACACAAGGAAATGTACAAATATCGAGTATACAATATATGTTAATGCATATAAAATGCAAagatctatttttaaaaaaacatgaaaagtgactttcaatTAATACACTTTAATAATCtataccagacatgggcaaatggcagcccttggtctaattttgtgtggccctcaAAACAAATCCctcaaatatatacatttaagttGAAAGGAATATAAAACCCAGCACAATGCACGAAAGGATAGGGATGTCACGATACAACTTTATCACTTcggatatgataccgatattgtagttttgcgtatcggccgatactgatatcagcacaaatcaccAGTGTTACATTTGACAGTAACTAgcactgtaacgcaatattttttaaagaaataacgcagTTACGTTACAATATGGcacgtttgtccgttactttgctagctgcagtgtacgtcctgtttacagtggcgctacatttttttgcgggacgccgtgccaaacacgataaaacagcagaaacattgtcagcgtgtctctgtttacatcacgggcgccaatcatggcgagtcaatgcgagagcaggacgagcttctcaaagtggaaatacgcgtattattttactcatttgtcTCCAAAATGATGCAccggtgaagctaagctaacgctgcattGGTGGACGTGAGGGAAACCTCTGCACCGAAACAACAGCGTATGGATTTTAACAAACTatgacaggtcagccaaac containing:
- the wtip gene encoding Wilms tumor protein 1-interacting protein homolog; translated protein: MEPYQEPYQELGLRASQLMEDLSLYDGMYNPRRELLINPDMDMKPKPMNGTSVLHQQHHTVENFTSGNKVYNAAPVRPVHCPRTVPVDFCAPQRDSVYSEEGCCTKSEVALPCYSGASERHRRYSLEVQGHRYSTGSTFDGLPLNKAVPLPGNRCNSVCITSSHDGRYTATSPRSSLASSLSSQDHSKHASPRSSISSPRTSLVVPGQDRYTSPRSSLVHCDGNGVLSPRSSYASTASDTSKQSSPRTSTSLNSCDCCSKPSSNRTSGISMGYDQRHPSPRSSTASQYSFTTSPRSSYSDSRYGPGVHHDLEGAILHAAPLASPRSSICSQDGSNRPGTSANCVVSPRSSISSHSSRSSRSSRGSMSTYPELQLPSPRSSMLGSGLPEDTLLQDFGDSNGIQVRIHHQGLSAVLEPQQQQQQSGGTVEMSFGFGIPSKAVSSSQRFKLPYQVNPSRESGPSQAEKRLEALTLELEKELEMHMKKEYFGICVKCAKGVYGASQACQAMGNLYHTNCFTCCSCGRRLRGKAFYNVNGKVYCEEDFLYSGFQQTAEKCFVCGHLIMEMILQALGKSYHPGCFRCVVCKEGLDGVPFTVDVENNIYCVKDYHTVFAPKCASCNQPILPAQGSEETIRVVSMDKDYHVECYHCEDCNLQLNDEEGHRCYPLEGHLLCHGCHIHRLQPQAPAHPPPSYPLHVTEL